A genomic region of Phragmites australis chromosome 2, lpPhrAust1.1, whole genome shotgun sequence contains the following coding sequences:
- the LOC133908570 gene encoding uncharacterized protein LOC133908570 isoform X1, whose protein sequence is MHKSKGKLSGVLHKGFKPDKCKTALRMAVARIKLLRNRKEAQVRQMRRELAQLLEANQDMTARIRVEHAIREEKLMQAYDLIEVYCELIVARLSIIDSQKTCPIDLKEAIASVIFASMRCADVTELADVRKHFTSKYGKEFAAAALEVRPDSGVNRLVIEKLSAGAPDVQTKIKTLSSIAEEHNIKWEPKAFEEKLQKPNEDLLPGPATYCGGNISTMGSFTSSMSAPQPTYSGVSVATVDSATSRVPTESYSPAEVSANNAFSQEHRRGSNASVAPSFQHGASAHSSAQIPGSDNFSHGNLGGPSISKPYSQYDATVPDTLSRNEEINLHRERKPSVSGANWNVEFKDATSAAQAAAESAEMASIAARAAAQLASRGNYSGEQSTGAYDSAAYSHENTLRKQPAEHLVKDGKRSFHDHSSGINDPRVISSNVRKHSGGAETNHIDSQNVPTAHIPAPFHSHAVESHTNVYEMPTEPPCAHSPEPPHFDDLYERESNIGRSAYSHENTLMKQPAENLVKDETRSFHDQSSGINDPGVISSNVRKHSGGAEKNRVDNQNMPTTHIPAPFHSYGVESYTDVYEMPTEPPSAHSPEPPHFDDLYERESNIGGSEVHQFGFPGEKLQDTALGGRNVKDVELRRSSSDQESTNDHYGNFSSSHGTFTHGSSTIWDNQNDKTQDNSSAVVFDQYDSDVAEVNLFDTFSSKHTDHLPGVQDHMGFSTADWSKQHRSESPIYRRTSTLFSRTETQPSDNLGANRRDIPSPHSYDNLPPTFDSDGGSSDEEITTSMHAESLRSHSRRSASSVLTKEANRISGKLVPDVNESVEDYESSPRKKYGTPDLNVLYKEPYGSGSPRSGYSGAQGQRNLNRVQSQDSDLSDEETDPDKLKGASSAGANENQKLPFSMQTSATSDDKDKGGLGLNFERLTPGLRNKPRQLPPYTKNSRENMLPRQSMLKASASIEESVDSEESITSSGQTANAPISSRSTRASLGGNYNSELYDRNRSVGTSREARSTTEKLSEQSGNTSPITTKSSEWANSSQELYHEKPGMGARREMRSSVTRNYFNSDDSEEEPEQQQTPKSKWSGQQIQSRRTREVTSDAKRDVRVGTGVKYADETESMPKETKVTQAFSNSSTERRRGGPVYSRVGVQQSSPKTEHAESPMARGKSQEAELDKSSVPENEGNTETSAGTPKESTPKTPPAHVHPKLPTDYDSFAAHFMSLRTNRR, encoded by the exons ATGCATAAGAGCAAGGGGAAGCTCTCCGGCGTCCTGCACAAGGGCTTCAAGCCCGACAAGTG CAAGACGGCGCTGCGGATGGCGGTGGCGCGGATCAAGCTGCTGCGGAACCGCAAGGAGGCGCAGGTGCGCCAGATGCGCCGAGAGCTCGCGCAGCTGCTCGAAGCCAACCAGGACATGACCGCGCGCATCAGG GTCGAACATGCCATAAGGGAAGAGAAGCTCATGCAAGCATATGACTTAATTGAAGTATACTGTGAACTTATAGTGGCACGTCTGTCCATTATCGACTCACAGAA GACTTGCCCGATTGATCTGAAGGAGGCAATAGCCAGTGTTATATTTGCATCAATGAGGTGTGCAGATGTCACAGAACTAGCGGACGTTCGGAAGCATTTCACAAGCAAGTATGGAAAAGAGTTCGCTGCAGCAGCTCTTGAAGTGCGACCAGACAGTGGTGTAAACCGTCTG GTAATCGAAAAGCTATCAGCAGGAGCACCTGATGTACAGACCAAAATCAAAACCTTGAGCTCAATTGCGGAAGAGCACAACATCAAATGGGAGCCAAAAGCATTTGAGGAGAAATTGCAGAAGCCAAATGAAGATCTTCTG CCTGGCCCTGCAACATATTGTGGAGGAAACATTTCAACAATGGGATCATTTACCTCTAGCATGTCAGCGCCACAGCCTACATATTCTGGTGTTAGTGTGGCAACAGTGGACTCAGCCACTTCCCGTGTGCCAACAGAGTCTTATTCACCTGCAGAGGTCTCAGCAAACAATGCTTTCTCACAAGAACACCGAAGGGGTTCCAATGCTTCAGTGGCTCCTAGCTTTCAACATGGTGCATCTGCTCACTCTTCAGCACAAATTCCTGGTTCTGACAATTTCTCACATGGAAATCTTGGTGGTCCAAGTATTTCTAAACCTTACTCTCAATATGATGCAACAGTCCCAG acACATTGTCCAGGAATGAAGAGATCAATCTGCATAGAGAAAGAAAACCTTCAGTAAGCGGTGCCAATTGGAATGTGGAATTCAAGGATGCAACATCTGCTGCACAGGCAGCAGCAGAGTCTGCAGAGATGGCAAGCATTGCTGCTAGAGCTGCCGCTCAACTTGCTAGTCGTGGAAACTATTCTGGAGAGCAAAGCACTGGAGCTTATGATTCAGCTGCATACAGTCACGAAAATACACTGAGGAAGCAACCGGCTGAACATTTAGTGAAGGATGGGAAGAGGAGTTTCCATGACCACAGTTCAGGTATTAATGATCCGAGGGTGATATCAAGTAATGTAAGAAAACATTCTGGAGGAGCAGAAACAAATCATATTGATAGTCAGAATGTACCAACTGCTCACATCCCAGCTCCATTCCATTCTCATGCTGTTGAAAGCCATACAAATGTTTATGAAATGCCAACTGAACCACCTTGTGCTCATTCACCTGAGCCTCCACATTTTGATGATTTATATGAGAGAGAAAGCAACATTGGAAGATCCGCATACAGTCACGAAAATACACTGATGAAGCAACCGGCTGAGAATTTAGTGAAGGATGAGACGAGGAGTTTCCATGACCAGAGTTCAGGTATTAATGATCCGGGGGTGATCTCAAGTAATGTAAGAAAACATTCTGGAGGAGCAGAAAAAAATCGTGTTGATAATCAGAATATGCCAACCACTCACATCCCAGCTCCATTCCATTCTTATGGTGTTGAAAGCTATACAGATGTTTATGAAATGCCAACTGAACCACCTAGTGCTCATTCACCTGAGCCTCCACATTTTGATGATTTATATGAGAGAGAAAGCAACATTGGAGGATCCGAAGTTCATCAGTTTGGTTTTCCTGGGGAGAAGTTGCAAGATACTGCACTTGGTGGTCGCAACGTTAAAGATGTGGAGCTTAGGAGAAGTAGCTCTGATCAAGAGAGCACAAATGACCACTATGGCAACTTTAGTTCTTCCCACGGTACATTTACCCATGGCAGCAGTACTATTTGGGACAACCAGAATGACAAAACTCAAGATAATTCCTCAGCTGTTGTTTTTGATCAATATGATTCTGATGTTGCAGAAGTGAATTTGTTTGATACTTTCTCCTCAAAGCATACTGATCACCTACCTGGTGTCCAAGATCACATGGGATTCTCAACCGCAGATTGGAGTAAACAGCATAGAAGTGAATCTCCCATTTATCGTAGAACTTCAACACTATTTTCCAGAACAGAAACACAACCATCTGATAATTTGGGAGCAAACAGAAGGGATATTCCTTCACCTCATTCTTATGATAACTTGCCTCCTACTTTTGATTCAGACGGAGGTAGTTCTGATGAGGAAATTACcacaagcatgcatgcagagtCTTTAAGGTCTCATTCAAGAAGATCTGCTTCTTCTGTCTTGACTAAAGAAGCTAATAGAATTTCTGGTAAGCTCGTCCCTGATGTTAACGAAAGCGTTGAAGATTATGAATCTAGCCCTAGGAAGAAATATGGGACACCTGATCTTAATGTATTATACAAGGAGCCCTATGGCAGTGGTTCACCCAGATCTGGGTATTCAGGGGCACAGGGACAGAGGAACTTGAATCGTGTACAAAGCCAAGATTCAGATCTTTCGGATGAAGAAACAGATCCAGATAAACTGAAAGGTGCATCCTCGGCAGGAGCAAATGAGAACCAGAAGCTGCCTTTTTCCATGCAAACTTCAGCAACATCTGATGATAAGGACAAAGGTGGTCTTGGCCTGAACTTTGAAAGGTTAACTCCTGGACTAAGAAACAAACCCAGGCAACTTCCGCCATACACCAAAAACTCCAGGGAGAACATGCTGCCAAGGCAGTCCATGCTTAAGGCTTCTGCCAGCATTGAAGAATCAGTCGATTCCGAAGAGAGTATTACTTCATCTGGACAGACTGCAAATGCCCCGATAAGCTCACGCTCAACCAGGGCTTCTTTAGGTGGAAATTACAATAGTGAACTTTATGATAGGAATCGAAGTGTTGGAACAAGCAGGGAAGCAAGATCAACCACTGAGAAGTTATCTGAACAATCTGGTAATACAAGTCCTATCACAACTAAGAGTTCTGAATGGGCGAATTCTAGTCAAGAGCTTTATCATGAAAAACCAGGTATGGGAGCTCGCAGGGAAATGAGATCAAGTGTGACCAGAAATTACTTTAATTCAGATGACAGTGAGGAAGAACCTGAGCAACAACAGACTCCAAAGTCAAAGTGGTCTGGACAGCAGATACAATCACGCAGGACTCGGGAGGTAACATCAGACGCAAAGAGAGATGTCCGTGTCGGAACTGGAGTGAAATATGCTGATGAAACCGAAAGCATGCCAAAGGAGACAAAAGTCACTCAAGCATTCTCCAACTCAAGTACTGAAAGGAGGAGGGGTGGACCTGTATACTCCAGGGTTGGAGTACAACAATCTTCACCAAAAACGGAGCATGCTGAATCTCCGATGGCAAGAGGGAAGTCGCAAGAAGCTGAACTGGATAAAAGCTCTGTTCCAGAAAATGAGGGGAACACAGAAACCTCAGCAGGAACTCCGAAAGAAAGCACGCCAAAAACTCCCCCAGCGCATGTTCACCCCAAGCTTCCAACGGACTATGATTCGTTTGCTGCACACTTTATGTCACTTCGAACGAACCGCCGCTAG
- the LOC133908570 gene encoding uncharacterized protein LOC133908570 isoform X2 — translation MYGRIQVSSETVILVEHAIREEKLMQAYDLIEVYCELIVARLSIIDSQKTCPIDLKEAIASVIFASMRCADVTELADVRKHFTSKYGKEFAAAALEVRPDSGVNRLVIEKLSAGAPDVQTKIKTLSSIAEEHNIKWEPKAFEEKLQKPNEDLLPGPATYCGGNISTMGSFTSSMSAPQPTYSGVSVATVDSATSRVPTESYSPAEVSANNAFSQEHRRGSNASVAPSFQHGASAHSSAQIPGSDNFSHGNLGGPSISKPYSQYDATVPDTLSRNEEINLHRERKPSVSGANWNVEFKDATSAAQAAAESAEMASIAARAAAQLASRGNYSGEQSTGAYDSAAYSHENTLRKQPAEHLVKDGKRSFHDHSSGINDPRVISSNVRKHSGGAETNHIDSQNVPTAHIPAPFHSHAVESHTNVYEMPTEPPCAHSPEPPHFDDLYERESNIGRSAYSHENTLMKQPAENLVKDETRSFHDQSSGINDPGVISSNVRKHSGGAEKNRVDNQNMPTTHIPAPFHSYGVESYTDVYEMPTEPPSAHSPEPPHFDDLYERESNIGGSEVHQFGFPGEKLQDTALGGRNVKDVELRRSSSDQESTNDHYGNFSSSHGTFTHGSSTIWDNQNDKTQDNSSAVVFDQYDSDVAEVNLFDTFSSKHTDHLPGVQDHMGFSTADWSKQHRSESPIYRRTSTLFSRTETQPSDNLGANRRDIPSPHSYDNLPPTFDSDGGSSDEEITTSMHAESLRSHSRRSASSVLTKEANRISGKLVPDVNESVEDYESSPRKKYGTPDLNVLYKEPYGSGSPRSGYSGAQGQRNLNRVQSQDSDLSDEETDPDKLKGASSAGANENQKLPFSMQTSATSDDKDKGGLGLNFERLTPGLRNKPRQLPPYTKNSRENMLPRQSMLKASASIEESVDSEESITSSGQTANAPISSRSTRASLGGNYNSELYDRNRSVGTSREARSTTEKLSEQSGNTSPITTKSSEWANSSQELYHEKPGMGARREMRSSVTRNYFNSDDSEEEPEQQQTPKSKWSGQQIQSRRTREVTSDAKRDVRVGTGVKYADETESMPKETKVTQAFSNSSTERRRGGPVYSRVGVQQSSPKTEHAESPMARGKSQEAELDKSSVPENEGNTETSAGTPKESTPKTPPAHVHPKLPTDYDSFAAHFMSLRTNRR, via the exons ATGTATGGTCGTATACAAGTGTCTTCAGAGACCGTTATCCTG GTCGAACATGCCATAAGGGAAGAGAAGCTCATGCAAGCATATGACTTAATTGAAGTATACTGTGAACTTATAGTGGCACGTCTGTCCATTATCGACTCACAGAA GACTTGCCCGATTGATCTGAAGGAGGCAATAGCCAGTGTTATATTTGCATCAATGAGGTGTGCAGATGTCACAGAACTAGCGGACGTTCGGAAGCATTTCACAAGCAAGTATGGAAAAGAGTTCGCTGCAGCAGCTCTTGAAGTGCGACCAGACAGTGGTGTAAACCGTCTG GTAATCGAAAAGCTATCAGCAGGAGCACCTGATGTACAGACCAAAATCAAAACCTTGAGCTCAATTGCGGAAGAGCACAACATCAAATGGGAGCCAAAAGCATTTGAGGAGAAATTGCAGAAGCCAAATGAAGATCTTCTG CCTGGCCCTGCAACATATTGTGGAGGAAACATTTCAACAATGGGATCATTTACCTCTAGCATGTCAGCGCCACAGCCTACATATTCTGGTGTTAGTGTGGCAACAGTGGACTCAGCCACTTCCCGTGTGCCAACAGAGTCTTATTCACCTGCAGAGGTCTCAGCAAACAATGCTTTCTCACAAGAACACCGAAGGGGTTCCAATGCTTCAGTGGCTCCTAGCTTTCAACATGGTGCATCTGCTCACTCTTCAGCACAAATTCCTGGTTCTGACAATTTCTCACATGGAAATCTTGGTGGTCCAAGTATTTCTAAACCTTACTCTCAATATGATGCAACAGTCCCAG acACATTGTCCAGGAATGAAGAGATCAATCTGCATAGAGAAAGAAAACCTTCAGTAAGCGGTGCCAATTGGAATGTGGAATTCAAGGATGCAACATCTGCTGCACAGGCAGCAGCAGAGTCTGCAGAGATGGCAAGCATTGCTGCTAGAGCTGCCGCTCAACTTGCTAGTCGTGGAAACTATTCTGGAGAGCAAAGCACTGGAGCTTATGATTCAGCTGCATACAGTCACGAAAATACACTGAGGAAGCAACCGGCTGAACATTTAGTGAAGGATGGGAAGAGGAGTTTCCATGACCACAGTTCAGGTATTAATGATCCGAGGGTGATATCAAGTAATGTAAGAAAACATTCTGGAGGAGCAGAAACAAATCATATTGATAGTCAGAATGTACCAACTGCTCACATCCCAGCTCCATTCCATTCTCATGCTGTTGAAAGCCATACAAATGTTTATGAAATGCCAACTGAACCACCTTGTGCTCATTCACCTGAGCCTCCACATTTTGATGATTTATATGAGAGAGAAAGCAACATTGGAAGATCCGCATACAGTCACGAAAATACACTGATGAAGCAACCGGCTGAGAATTTAGTGAAGGATGAGACGAGGAGTTTCCATGACCAGAGTTCAGGTATTAATGATCCGGGGGTGATCTCAAGTAATGTAAGAAAACATTCTGGAGGAGCAGAAAAAAATCGTGTTGATAATCAGAATATGCCAACCACTCACATCCCAGCTCCATTCCATTCTTATGGTGTTGAAAGCTATACAGATGTTTATGAAATGCCAACTGAACCACCTAGTGCTCATTCACCTGAGCCTCCACATTTTGATGATTTATATGAGAGAGAAAGCAACATTGGAGGATCCGAAGTTCATCAGTTTGGTTTTCCTGGGGAGAAGTTGCAAGATACTGCACTTGGTGGTCGCAACGTTAAAGATGTGGAGCTTAGGAGAAGTAGCTCTGATCAAGAGAGCACAAATGACCACTATGGCAACTTTAGTTCTTCCCACGGTACATTTACCCATGGCAGCAGTACTATTTGGGACAACCAGAATGACAAAACTCAAGATAATTCCTCAGCTGTTGTTTTTGATCAATATGATTCTGATGTTGCAGAAGTGAATTTGTTTGATACTTTCTCCTCAAAGCATACTGATCACCTACCTGGTGTCCAAGATCACATGGGATTCTCAACCGCAGATTGGAGTAAACAGCATAGAAGTGAATCTCCCATTTATCGTAGAACTTCAACACTATTTTCCAGAACAGAAACACAACCATCTGATAATTTGGGAGCAAACAGAAGGGATATTCCTTCACCTCATTCTTATGATAACTTGCCTCCTACTTTTGATTCAGACGGAGGTAGTTCTGATGAGGAAATTACcacaagcatgcatgcagagtCTTTAAGGTCTCATTCAAGAAGATCTGCTTCTTCTGTCTTGACTAAAGAAGCTAATAGAATTTCTGGTAAGCTCGTCCCTGATGTTAACGAAAGCGTTGAAGATTATGAATCTAGCCCTAGGAAGAAATATGGGACACCTGATCTTAATGTATTATACAAGGAGCCCTATGGCAGTGGTTCACCCAGATCTGGGTATTCAGGGGCACAGGGACAGAGGAACTTGAATCGTGTACAAAGCCAAGATTCAGATCTTTCGGATGAAGAAACAGATCCAGATAAACTGAAAGGTGCATCCTCGGCAGGAGCAAATGAGAACCAGAAGCTGCCTTTTTCCATGCAAACTTCAGCAACATCTGATGATAAGGACAAAGGTGGTCTTGGCCTGAACTTTGAAAGGTTAACTCCTGGACTAAGAAACAAACCCAGGCAACTTCCGCCATACACCAAAAACTCCAGGGAGAACATGCTGCCAAGGCAGTCCATGCTTAAGGCTTCTGCCAGCATTGAAGAATCAGTCGATTCCGAAGAGAGTATTACTTCATCTGGACAGACTGCAAATGCCCCGATAAGCTCACGCTCAACCAGGGCTTCTTTAGGTGGAAATTACAATAGTGAACTTTATGATAGGAATCGAAGTGTTGGAACAAGCAGGGAAGCAAGATCAACCACTGAGAAGTTATCTGAACAATCTGGTAATACAAGTCCTATCACAACTAAGAGTTCTGAATGGGCGAATTCTAGTCAAGAGCTTTATCATGAAAAACCAGGTATGGGAGCTCGCAGGGAAATGAGATCAAGTGTGACCAGAAATTACTTTAATTCAGATGACAGTGAGGAAGAACCTGAGCAACAACAGACTCCAAAGTCAAAGTGGTCTGGACAGCAGATACAATCACGCAGGACTCGGGAGGTAACATCAGACGCAAAGAGAGATGTCCGTGTCGGAACTGGAGTGAAATATGCTGATGAAACCGAAAGCATGCCAAAGGAGACAAAAGTCACTCAAGCATTCTCCAACTCAAGTACTGAAAGGAGGAGGGGTGGACCTGTATACTCCAGGGTTGGAGTACAACAATCTTCACCAAAAACGGAGCATGCTGAATCTCCGATGGCAAGAGGGAAGTCGCAAGAAGCTGAACTGGATAAAAGCTCTGTTCCAGAAAATGAGGGGAACACAGAAACCTCAGCAGGAACTCCGAAAGAAAGCACGCCAAAAACTCCCCCAGCGCATGTTCACCCCAAGCTTCCAACGGACTATGATTCGTTTGCTGCACACTTTATGTCACTTCGAACGAACCGCCGCTAG